TTCTCTACTATGGCCTCTGCCTTGAAACCAGATGTACCAGAAGGCAAGGACTTCTCATGCATACAGTGTTTCGTACACAAACCTTCTCAACCATAACCACTGTGTTGAAAATAGGTGAACGTCTGTAGTTTTATTTGGTACAGCTGTTTGTAATGCCTTCAGGAACTTGCGATGTGCTCCACAATCTAGAGAGCACTGGTCATATCAGAAATGTGTCTCTTCTAAACATTTCACATACACTCTGGTTTTCAAACTGCATGAGATTGGAACAGAGTTAGGACCTGTAGTTGCAGGTTATCCAGGCCTTTCCATTTCAGGACCCTATCAAAAAACCTCTCCACCCCACTATAGAGTGTCCTTTCTATAGGAGTTTCTGGTTGTGAGTCACTGATAAACACCTCACTACTTCTTTCAGTTCAACAGGAGTTCAGTGGAGATCAAGAAGACAACACACATTCACAAGTCAAAATCCAAAAACCAGGCGCTTGTCATACTATCACTGCTGCCGCTAATCAAAGAGCTGCTTTAGAAGCAGCTTCTTCTGCTTAAGTTATAAATGACAAGAATAGACGGTCAGCTTTCTAAAACATTGGttttttttgcagaatctgGAAAAACTGTCTTCACTCTGTAATTTTGGATATACAGCTGCAAAGCTAGTCTATAGTTGTGTTGTTTTTCTAGCTGTAGGCCACACGTGGAGATTTCTAGTATGCTTCATGCTTTCAGCAGTTCAGTGCAACAAAACATTATGTGTTTAGCTAATCCTTATTACATACATACTTCACATTATAGCTAGGATAAGGTTTCATGTTTTGCTATTTTGCCCTGACACTGGTTGTTTTTGCATGGTGAATTAATCGAGTATCTTTGGAAAActgtgtttcatttttttcaggaaatctatttaacaaatgtaacaAACCATCTTAAAGTTCTTAGCTCAGCCATATTTCAAATCTGCTGATTTGTGGCTAAAATCAGTTGAGGTCACATGCTGAGAATTCTCAAGAAGGAAACAACCCATTCCTGCAGTAGCAGATAGAACGCAGCCTCCAAGCTAGCTTCTTTTAGTATTTATAATAAGCGTTCTGATTGTCACTGTGCGTCAGAGAAGCCGCAGGCAGCCCTTCCTGTCCTCTCCACAGTCTGATAACAAACTGTGTTAATGAATTTGGCCTGTGCAAACTCCCAACAGGAGGTTATTGTGGTTTGTACTGAGGGCATAGTAGCCACAACCTCATTCATTTAAATCATATTCATTCACAGTTGTCCATCTCTTCCTCTTTGCACGTGCGTGGCTATGCCTACAGGGTACAATAACAATGTTAACAGATAAAGAGCATGTACAGTTGAGTATGATATAAAGAAGAGAACATTGTTCTTTTTGCTTTGATGAAAGGAAAAATTCTGTTTAGTCTACCGTATTAACATCCTGTGTCCATAACAATATTCCGTTGTGACTCTTTCTTGATAAACTTCTCTTATGAGGTCTGTCCAACATCAGGTGCATCTTTTCCTTGTGGCTGTCGTTGTGTTTATGTGAAGACCTTGCCTGAAAAGCCTGAACGGAAATGTGAAGAGCGCATTCATTTCCTTGTGGCTATCacaatgtaattattttcacagccacatACAGACCTTTTCCATTCACTAGTATAATGGACTCTGTTATGTAGTTGCAAGTCTGTTGCCCTGTCCACTGCTGATTCTCAGTTCAAATCTTTACCCATCTGAGGACACAAATTTACACTTCACCAGCCTTTTTGCTTAGACTTAGTTCTTGTTCAGCACTGCAGTGGTGATATAAACACTCTCAACATGAGGTTGGAGATAAAAAACCTTATATTTGGAATGGTGTTATTTAAGGTTGTACTTTGAAAAGACACTCTGTTGCAGTCATTCCTATGAACCACATGGTCAAAGATGTAAAGTCCTGCATCTTTGATGTCTTCTTTTCCTCCTTTCTCTGAAAGATCTCTATTATTTGTCTTGCTGGAGGGTTTGGTGTTCACTCTAACGGCTTCTCCCCATTTGACCCTTTTCCAGATTCCCTAGAAGAAGAGTTTGGACGGCATGCAAAGTTGTGAAATATCTTCAGACAGCACTGATGATCCTCTTAGTAGTGCCTTACACAGACATCGACAACCGCGAATAGTAGTAATTGGCGCGGGCTTGGCTGGCCTTGCCGCCACAAAAACCCTCTTGGAGAACGGCTTCACCAATGTCACGGTGCTAGACGCCTCGGACCGTATCGGAGGCAGAGTGCAAAGCATTCAGCACGGTGAGACAACTGTCTTGTCATGATAGCATCCTTTTTAGTGCTTCATCCTAAACTTTCTCTGATCAAAAATCTGTCTTTTCAATTTGCCTCATCTCCTTCTCTCTACAGGTAAAACCACTTTGGAACTTGGAGCAACCTGGATCCATGGGGCAAATGGGAACCCCATCTACCACCTGGCTGAGGACAATGGGCTACTGGAGCACACCACTGAGGAGGAAAGGAGTGTGGGCCGCATCAGCCTCTATGCCAAAAATGGTGTGGCCCACTACCAGACCAACAACGGCAAGCGGATCCCAAAGGATCTGGTGGAGGAATTCAGTGACCTGTACAATGAGGTGATTGAAGAGAGCTGAGTGTAGCCTCTTTTGATGTAGCCTATTGCCTCTATAAGGCTTGAATAACTTTATGCAGTAATGCCCTGTTTTCACCTGGTATTAAGACATGCTTTCGGTGATCCAATCATGAATGGTCAGCTGAGAtgcatttctgtattaaaaAGCAGTGGGCGCTTCAAAGGATCGCTTGCAGATAGCGTTTCCAAATGCTTTTTTGACTACCTGTGTGGTTTCCATAAAATTTTAATACCAGGTGGAAACAGAGCCTATGCCATTCCccaattcatatgaatttgtacgaatgaCCTACCTGtataaaggtttggaacaacaataGGGAGATGACAGAATAGCAATATTTTGACCCAAGTGTATTCCAACCcaattaatgcaattaaacCCTTGTTTGTGGTAAGGATAGCTCCATGATCTGATGACTCTACGATCTCTCTCCTAATCTTGTTGAACAACATCCTTTGTACAGGTGTACGAGCTGACTCAAGAGTTCTTCCAGAATGGAAAGCCTGTGGGAGCCGAGAGTCAAAACAGTGTCGGGATCTTCACACGAGATGTGGTGCGCAAGAAGATCATGCTTGATCCCTATGACTCTGAAAGCACCAAGAAACTCAAGTTATCTATGCTACAACAGTACCTCAAGGTGGGCAGGGCTCTAATGTTTTAGAGAGATTCTTTATAAGTAAATCAAGGTTTCAACTATAGttaaaaaaatcaagatatatCTCTATAGACCTGATTTCCGAAATTGTAAGTGTGGCATCATGCTTGTCATCTCCATAACAAGCCACAGCCGGAAATAGTTCCTTTCATGAGCAGATTTACTGCAACTCTGTGACAACATCAAACACATTGCACCTTTGTAAGACAACAGTGACGTCAAGCTCACTGCTGTGCATGCTCTTTCAACAGTGAGTACAACTCTTGCGAAATACAAAACTGTAGACTTCCACCCACAGAGGTGTGGATTAAAACATACTACTGTTTTAATCATTTCCCACACTTTGACCTAGACTTACAATGGGCTTGTGTTTACAATTCATGAAATAATTAAACTTCTTTATAAAAGCCTCACAGTACTGTTTGTGCCCTGTTTAGTCAGGCTATTCACAGAAATTCTCATAGTAATGAAAGCTCTGGATTACTGAGGTAAAAGTAGGACAGACATTGAATGTCATCCTGTAATGCTAGAGGTTATGGGAGGAAGGGGCAGGACCAGAAAAAGCACTCAGCTGGCTATATGCCTGCTAGTCTATGACTGCCTGTGTTTGTTTACAGCAGTGTAAATTGGAACTGTAACTTTAGAATAAATGGTGTGTGTAGCAGAGCTCAAGCATTTACTGTGTGAAAACAATGTGAAAACAACAGTAAATGAAGCTATGCAAGGCTATTAATCAATGGTCACATTATCTGACTCAGTAGACTTGCCAAGAAGTaccttaaagggttactccaccccaaaatgaaaattttgtcattaatcacttaaccccaatgtcgttccaaacccgtaaaagctttgtttgtctttggaacacaatttaagatattttggatgaaaaccgggaggcttgtgactgtcccattgattgccgggtaaataccactgtcaagacccagaaaagtatgaaagacatcgtcaaaatagtccatctgtcatcagtggttcaatctgaattttagaGAAtacgagaataatttttgtacgcaaagaaaaagactttattcaacaatttgtctccTCCACGTCAGCGTggtgccattttggagagtatccacTGCATGCAAACTGTGTACGCCGGATGCgctgttttcattcaaatcaaaGCGTAAATATACGTAGAAAAATGATCCGTGTGGTGCAACTGACACAAACCTGCGTACACAGTTTGCGTCCagcggatactctccaaaatggtgtGACGGTGATGCGGAGGAGACAGaaagtacaaaaagtattcttgtcacttcataaaattcagattgaaccactgatggactattttgacgatgatgtctttcatacttttctgggtcttgacagtggtatttaccaggcagtcaatgggacagtcacaagcctCCCGCTTTTCAGTCagaatatcttaaattgtgttccaaagatgaacaaagcttttacggatTTGGagtgacatgggggtaagtgattaatgacaaaattttaatttttgggtggatTAAGCCTTTAACAGCAAGATGCTGGTAAGTTTATGCGCAATTTCTTCTTTCCttaatatcatcttttgtgccTCAGGTAGAGAGCTGTGAAAGCAGTTCCCCCAGCATGGATGAAGTGTCTCTAAGTGAGTTTGGTGAGTGGACCGAGATTCCTGGTGCTCACCATGTCATTCCTGCTGGTTTCATTAAAATCATTGagattctggctcaagacatcCCAAGTCGTGTCCTCCGCCTCAGCAAGCCTGTCCGCCGCATCCACTGGAACTGCAGCTCCCATGATACAGAGGAAATTGTAGACCAGGTTGACCATAACCAGGACCAACGGCCCAGCCATTCTCCGGTCTGTGTGGAGTGCGAAGATGGCGAGTGTCTGCTGGCAGACCACGTGATCGTTACGGCCTCTCTTGGGGTCCTGAAGAAAGCTCACGAGACGCTCTTCTCCCCAGGACTGCCGCTAGACAAGGCACAGGCCATCCAGAAACTGGGCATTAGCACTACCGACAAGATCTTTCTGGAGTTTGCAGAGCCCTTCTGGAGCCCCGAGTGCAACAGCATTCAGTTTGTGTGGGAGGACGAGGCACAACTGGAGAGCCAGGCATACCCGGAAGAGCTGTGGTACCGAAAGATCTGCAGCTTTGATGTGCTGTATCCGCCCGAGCGCTATGGCCATATGCTGAGTGGCTGGATCTGCGGAGACGAGGCCCTGCGCATGGAAAGGTGTGACGACGAGACTGTGGCAGAGATATGCACCGAACTACTGCGTCAGTTTACAGGTCAGCACATGTGtaacaatgtaattattttactgtaattacaCAAGTGTCCAACTATAATCAGggtatgacaaaataaaaaataacacctATCTTAATTCTCTGTAGTACATTATGTCATTGAATTGCACTTTGTTTCCCACTACCACTAAGCCTTCAAAGTATTGCTGAccattttttttggcatttgtcATTAGCAGAAAGAGCATTGTTAATGCGTTGTTTACATAATGATTTAAGCTTCTCAATACCTTTCCCCTGATTGGTATAATCCCTGTTTTGATGCTCTAAAGAGCTGCATTTACACAACAATCAAGGTAGATAATTTCCAGCTGACAGGAGATTTGTGTAGGGGTTTAGGAATTGAATTCATTCAAGTTTGTCATCCAGTTTTGTTACATGCATTATATTTCTCTATGACAAGATGGCAGATTTACCTGTTAAATCAGGACAGAAAAAGGACCTTTGACAAGGTCAGGTCTCTAGTGTAAATGTATAGACAATGGCTCTAACTTTTCCAGGGTCGTGTGAAAGATTGTACTGTAAACAACTCTGGTTT
This genomic window from Labeo rohita strain BAU-BD-2019 chromosome 1, IGBB_LRoh.1.0, whole genome shotgun sequence contains:
- the smox gene encoding spermine oxidase isoform X2, which gives rise to MQSCEISSDSTDDPLSSALHRHRQPRIVVIGAGLAGLAATKTLLENGFTNVTVLDASDRIGGRVQSIQHGKTTLELGATWIHGANGNPIYHLAEDNGLLEHTTEEERSVGRISLYAKNGVAHYQTNNGKRIPKDLVEEFSDLYNEVYELTQEFFQNGKPVGAESQNSVGIFTRDVVRKKIMLDPYDSESTKKLKLSMLQQYLKVESCESSSPSMDEVSLSEFGEWTEIPGAHHVIPAGFIKIIEILAQDIPSRVLRLSKPVRRIHWNCSSHDTEEIVDQVDHNQDQRPSHSPVCVECEDGECLLADHVIVTASLGVLKKAHETLFSPGLPLDKAQAIQKLGISTTDKIFLEFAEPFWSPECNSIQFVWEDEAQLESQAYPEELWYRKICSFDVLYPPERYGHMLSGWICGDEALRMERCDDETVAEICTELLRQFTAFTGVVCWGGHP
- the smox gene encoding spermine oxidase isoform X1 produces the protein MQSCEISSDSTDDPLSSALHRHRQPRIVVIGAGLAGLAATKTLLENGFTNVTVLDASDRIGGRVQSIQHGKTTLELGATWIHGANGNPIYHLAEDNGLLEHTTEEERSVGRISLYAKNGVAHYQTNNGKRIPKDLVEEFSDLYNEVYELTQEFFQNGKPVGAESQNSVGIFTRDVVRKKIMLDPYDSESTKKLKLSMLQQYLKVESCESSSPSMDEVSLSEFGEWTEIPGAHHVIPAGFIKIIEILAQDIPSRVLRLSKPVRRIHWNCSSHDTEEIVDQVDHNQDQRPSHSPVCVECEDGECLLADHVIVTASLGVLKKAHETLFSPGLPLDKAQAIQKLGISTTDKIFLEFAEPFWSPECNSIQFVWEDEAQLESQAYPEELWYRKICSFDVLYPPERYGHMLSGWICGDEALRMERCDDETVAEICTELLRQFTGNQNIPKPRRILRSSWGSNPYIRGSYSFTRVGSSGRDVEKLAEPLPYIKNTKAPPLQVLFAGEATHRKYYSTTHGALLSGQREANRLIELYQYSFGAETTKPNI